TACTTCCACAAGCATCAACAGTTAATGCCGTTTATTTGGCCTTTGCTGATTCTATCCCCACATTGATTTAAATGAGGGTAACTGATGGGTTACAAAGGCCAAAATAATCAATCATGTTTTGCGCTTCATCAAAACACAATGACtagcaaaactgaaaaaaacaaacagatttttaCAAAAGACGGAGAATTCACGTTAATTGCTTAGCTAACAATTGATTGTAATCATTTAACAGCGTAAGAGTTGCCATGATTCATGTCTCAAATGTCCCAcctaagagcaaaaaaaaaatggaccttgcaatgtaaatccagccttagaattgttttgtttttactgttttgGTCGCGGTGTTCAGAATATATTAAGACCGCTTAAATATGATAGCATTAGCATCTTTcagttctatttttattttttcagatgggCCATGTCTGCAGGATATGGCGCGTGCCTTATCAAGAAGCCTGAACTGGTTAAAGACATGGTCAGACATGTCAGGAACCAAGTGGACAATCACTATACAACATCCATTAAAATAAGGTAAAATacaaagtgataaaaaaaaataggatcacaaaaataatgaaattgacTTCATCTGTAGAATACACAACGACCTAAGGAAGACAGTTGATCTGTGCCAGAAGGCTGAGTCAGCAGGAGTATCGTGGATAACGGTGCACGGTCGTACGTCGGAGGAGCGCCACCAGCCAGTCCACTACGACGCCATCAAGACAATCAAAGACAGCGTCTCCATTCCGGTCATTGCCAATGGGGACATCAAGTATCCACGTGATGTGGAGTCTATTCACCAGCTCACTGGTGTAGACggtgatgtttgttttttgtttttcaaaatccaaattgctttattgaaaatcaattgaaaataatttcctGTTGATTTGCCGTAGGTGTGATGGTAGCGCGAGGCTTGCTCGCTAACCCGGCCTTGTTCGCGGGGCACGAAGAAACCCCTTTGGAGTGTATATGGGACTGGGTGGACATCTCGATACAGCAGGGCACGCCATTTACGTGCTTCCACAATCATCTCATCTACATGCTTGAGAGGGTTAGCTCACAGCCTGAGAGAAAAGTATTCAATTCTTTATGTAGTACATCGGCTGTAATAGACTACCTGCAGAGCACGTATGGTTCAGTAGTGCATGATTTGGGAACATGAACATCCACATTTGTCTCATTAGCgtcgcgggtgagctggagcttatGACTTTGGGGCAGGGTAAACCCTGGGCTGGTAGTCAGACAACCATTCAGAGTTAAgtatcaaatcaaactttatttgtatgacACGTTTCATTACATAAAAGAAAATGCAACACAAAGTGccccacaataaaataaaaacaaatccaaaatatGACATTGATTTTCATCGATATGAATGCTTCTGTGCATTTGATGGTCTTTGAAATGTTACCACATCATCATGCAACGACTATTTAGATTTTGAATCCccacaaaaatatgaaatattaccCAGCATTTTGTCTGTTAACTGCTACCCATCCTGCTAATTTGTGGTCAGTAATAATGTAAGTAATAAAACTAGTTTGACCCCTCTGTGTTGATATCAATTGTCATGTAACAGAACTAGTTTTGTTCTTTCTACCAGAAACCGTGTCAAGCCATCATATATAACAAAATACATGTGAGTGCTGCGTTGTGAGGGTTGAAATTGGCTTGTTTACACATTCACAGGCTTTATTTAAGTATTCAGTAATGTAGAACATCAGTAAGCAAATCACTTAGTTTTGACTGGACCAGGCCAGATGGAAGTCAAAATTTCCTTTAAAATATTAAGACTAATTTAGCGCGGTTAGTGGACAATAAAGTCCCATAGTTAATAGCAAATAGCTAGTGATGGCCAAATGAAGcgtttgtggggaaaaaagccaCTTGGTCGAATTACTTCGAAAATGGGTTCAGTCCTTGAAGCGTCAGTTATAGTGCCCTCTCCTGGCGAAAAGCAAGACCAGTGGATTTAGAacatctttgcttttaaatatttatgtacACAAAAACTGAACAAGAAATGCAAGCAAAACGTattatttatcaaataaaggttgattaatgtgtatgtgtattttcCTAGTGATTAGACACTTCTTGGTTTGGGTGCCTGTGTAACTATGGCCAGAGAAGGTTATAGTCTAGTGTAGTGGATCTCAAATGAGGGTATGTGTCGGCACTCCTGGGTGAtacatgaaatattaaaatatatttaaaagaatAAGTAAATATTTCTGGAAAAGAGTTAATACaatgaattttatattcagaAGGCAATTGAATTTCAGTGTcataaaaacaagcatttccccaATACCAGAATGTTTTCACCCACTtgacttgaaaactttatttaaaattctgttaattacttttttccctttttttttagaacaggttTTTACGGTGATCCCAAAAGATGACACTTTATGTTGATAATAATCTGTGCGCACAAATCttcattaataattaaattatttattcttatttttttaaattatatcttattatttccaaatagttcaagagaccacatagatacaaatagagttccaaagtttaataataaatcagacaatgatggcacagcactcgtttttttaaaaatttaattattattattattattattattattattattattattattattattattggttagggggtacttggctgaaaaaaacatttcacagggggcacatcactgaaaaaaggttgagaaccactggtcttgTGTAGCGCTCGTGAATAATCAAGGAGCAGATGATGctagagtgcatgaaaatgTTTGGGATTTGAAATATATGAGGAGTGAGAGATACGCGTTTCAGACAACGGATATAGATGGATTAGGGTTATCCTAAccctatataaataaatataaatagtaagaagaagaaaaacaccgcCACCGTAGGGAAATCAGGCCAAAGACCTAGAGCCGAAAGCTGCATTGAGTTTTCATTTGAAAGGAAGCAGCGGAAGACATGCTTTTCTCAGCGGAAGTTTGGGAGCTTGCATAAAGCAGGAAGTGTGGCAAGCAGACCGACAAATGCAACTTTTCATGCTGCCAAAATTGTTTTAACAAAAAGTCGAAAATTCCCTTTGGTCGTCGATTGTGTGCTTTCCTGGTAAGTCAGCAAGCCATATTATTCAAGTGCGGCGTGTGTGAAGcgtttatgtttttaaataaaacagttggAAGTTTGGGTTGCAATCATGGGAAACTGTAAACAAGTGTGATTAATTTTCACATGTCGCCTCTTGTGAGTATTTTCACGTCACATTATTGCTTGTGACGACGTTGCGCcgtgtaatgtaatgtaatgtaaacctTTGACTCATTTGTTAGCGCACATTGTGTTGAACCATGAAGTGTTGACAAACAGGTAGAGAACTGTCAGCCAAGATGGACCGCGCCTATCATTGAACCTGTCGGAAGACGACGGAGGTTGTATAACCAGAGTTCGCTAATCTTGCCCTGTTGCACTTTTTCAAGTTGACCTCACCACATCAAGATGACCCTACAGTGGACCGCTGTAGCCTTCTTCCTCTATATGGAGATTGGGATTCTTGTCATCCTCTGCCTGCCATTCATCTCAGCTAAGGGGTGATGCACAATGTTTTATAAGCAactatatagttaaaaaaagaagcctaaTTTGACCCTAACCCCCTGCCCACTATTGACTAAAGTCAACATGTCTAAAATACTACCCTGGGTGATTATCCTGCTGTGTGAGTTGAGTTCAGAGTGATTTTTCGGGGGGGAAAAACGTCCAGGCAGActattgtaaatgttaaaaagtaGAGCCACAGACTTTCACTCTCACGAAAGGCAACAATAGCCAATTAGGAAGCAACCTGACCAGAAGCTAAGCTAGTAAAGGTTGTGTTGAGTATTTGAAAAGTGTCTGCATCAAGAGAAGATTTTGCCAACGCAGTAGTTAAGTTACCaaataagctaacagttagcctagcctagcttGTACTAGTTCATCTATGATTGGTCTTTCTTTTTGGAAGAACAGAAGAACTCACCTATTTGCACTTTTTCTAAGGTACCATGTTAGCGTAATGGTAGCtagcgttttattttattttttacaacagaGCCAGCTAAAAGACTGCAGAACACTGACTCTTCCCGAATTCGACAAGGACCCGGtcattgcaaaaaaattatggaTGGGCTCTCATCTCCGCGCATTGGGCGTTTAGCATGACGGGTCTTTGCGATGTAGGTCACTGATGTTAATTATGTCTGGTGAAGTGAGATCTTGGGTGCAAATCCGAGCTCTACCCATAAGGATTTGTGATTGTAAATCATGAACAGGTTTATCATTTGAAATTACTCATAAAACATCCCACACCAAAAGAAAATCACTcgggatgtttttttgttgactttgatcGGAAGGAGCAAGCAAGGATGAACTTTGGCCTGATGATCAGAATGTTTGTAATCTGCTATAAGGATCAATGTCTAACTGTCTGTGTCTGTTTATGTCTGTGGTGTATTTTAGATGGCAGCGTGTTTTCAATTTGAGGATCTGGAGCCCGTTTGCCCGCTTTTGGAACAAAGTCTTTCTTACAATGATTGTCATACTTATTGTCCTTTTCCTCGGTAAGTGCAAAAATAGTAGTCTCGGATTTTTGTCAGTACTAGAAGGTACCCTTCTTTGGGGGCATCACAAGGGAAAGACAAAAACGATAAAAAACACTTTGTTGGAGTTAATCCTGCAGATAAATCACTAATCAAGATTCCCAAAAGTCGTGTTTTGATAAGCTTCTAAACAAATGC
The genomic region above belongs to Vanacampus margaritifer isolate UIUO_Vmar chromosome 5, RoL_Vmar_1.0, whole genome shotgun sequence and contains:
- the dus4l gene encoding tRNA-dihydrouridine(20a/20b) synthase [NAD(P)+]-like, whose translation is MKTTNHNSVTSLFEEGNVVKICAPMVRYSKLAFRSLVRKYNCDICFTPMIVASDFVRSIKARDSEFTTNECDRPLIVQFAAHDAQTLVDATCAVAPFSDGVDLNCGCPQRWAMSAGYGACLIKKPELVKDMVRHVRNQVDNHYTTSIKIRIHNDLRKTVDLCQKAESAGVSWITVHGRTSEERHQPVHYDAIKTIKDSVSIPVIANGDIKYPRDVESIHQLTGVDGVMVARGLLANPALFAGHEETPLECIWDWVDISIQQGTPFTCFHNHLIYMLERVSSQPERKVFNSLCSTSAVIDYLQSTYGSVVHDLGT